Genomic segment of Methanolobus mangrovi:
GGAAAGAAGCAGAATGCTATGAGGGTTGTTTCTGAAGCATTAGACATCATTAACACAAGAACCAAGAAGAACCCTGTACAGGTACTGGTAGAGGCTATCTCTAACGCAGGCCCAAGGGAAGAAGTAGTCAGACTTAAGTACGGCGGAATATCCGTGCCAAAAGCAGTGGACACTGCTCCACAGAGACGTGTAGACAGTGCACTCAGATACATCACAATGGGTGCAAACAAGGCTTCTTTCAAATCCAAGAGAAGTGCAGCAGACTGCCTTGCAGCAGAAATCATTGCAGCTTCAAACCGCGATGCAAAATGCTTCTCTATCAACAGAAAGGACTCAAAAGAAAGAGTCGCAAAGGCAGCACGTTAATGCAAATCCCAACACTTAGTAAATAAGGATCAGGTAGTAAATATGGGTAGAAGGAAAAAGATGGTTGAGCGCGTCACAGCGCTCATGAGCAATCCTGAAATGATACGTAACATCGGTATTGTTG
This window contains:
- a CDS encoding 30S ribosomal protein S7 — protein: MYKLFEKWDLTEVDVTDQGIKRYVNLDPVIIPHSNGKHARQQFNKSDICIVERLVNNVMRNGQNTGKKQNAMRVVSEALDIINTRTKKNPVQVLVEAISNAGPREEVVRLKYGGISVPKAVDTAPQRRVDSALRYITMGANKASFKSKRSAADCLAAEIIAASNRDAKCFSINRKDSKERVAKAAR